The Apodemus sylvaticus chromosome 5, mApoSyl1.1, whole genome shotgun sequence genome has a segment encoding these proteins:
- the Scrn3 gene encoding secernin-3 isoform X2 yields the protein MGANEHGVCIGNEAVWGREDISKEEALLGMDLVRLGLERADTAEKALDVIVDLLEKYGQGGNCAEGEELSYYNSFLIADRNEAWILETSGKYWAAEKVQGVRNISNQFSITTKIDKEHPDMRNYAKQRGWWDGTEEFDFTAAYSYINTAAMMTSPSRYCQGYRLLDKHKGNITFETMMEILRDRPSGINMKGEFLTTASMVSVLPQDPSLPCIHLFTGTPHPERSVFKPFIFVPHISPLLDTKSPTFELKRPKAKKPYVKPDRRHLLYQNHQQALEMISNNKEKGKTILDNMRKLERAVSEEIESILQNRHLDVEKTVNLFPQYVKDEIKIYQSNISS from the exons ATGGGTGCCAATGAGCATGGAGTCTGCATTGGAAACGAGGCTGTGTGGGGAAGGGAAGATATTTCTAAGGAGGAAGCACTTTTGGGCATGGACCTCGTCAG gcTTGGCCTTGAAAGAGCTGACACAGCTGAGAAAGCTCTGGATGTCATTGTTGACTTATTAGAAAAATATGGCCAAGGTGGAAACTGTGCAGAAGGTGAAGAATTGAGCTATTACAACAGTTTCCTGATAGCTGATAGGAATGAAGCCTGGATTCTGGAGACTTCAGGGAAGTACTGGGCAGCAGAAAAGGTCCAAG GAGTTCGTAATATTTCCAATCAGTTTTCCATAACAACCAAGATTGACAAGGAACATCCAGACATGAGAAACTATGCTAAGCAGAGGGGCTGGTGGGACGGCACAGAGGAGTTTGACTTTACTGCGGCCTATTCTTATATCAACACGGCTGCCATGATGACATCACCAAGCAGATACTGTCAGGGCTACAGGCTTCTGGATAAACACAAAG GAAACATAACTTTTGAAACAATGATGGAAATTCTTCGAGACAGACCCAGTGGCATTAACATGAAGGGAGAATTCCTGACCACAGCAAGCATGGTTTCTGTCTTACCTCAAGATCCCAGCCTTCCTTGCATTCACCTCTTTACGGGGACTCCGCACCCTGAGAG GTCAGTTTTTAAGCCTTTCATATTTGTGCCACATATTTCACCACTGTTGGATACGAAATCACCAACATTTGAACTTAAAAGGCCAAAGGCAAAGAAGCCATATGTCAAGCCTGACAGAAGACACCTGCTCTACCAAAACCATCAACAGGCCTTGGAAATGATAAGTAACAATAAG gaAAAAGGCAAGACAATATTGGACAACATgaggaagctggaaagagcagTGTCTGAAGAGATTGAATCAATCCTCCAGAACAGACATCTTGACGTAGAGAAAACTGTTAATCTCTTTCCTCAATATGTAaaagatgaaattaaaatttatcagTCAAATATTAGTTCTTAA
- the Scrn3 gene encoding secernin-3 isoform X3: protein MEPSSCDTFVALPPATVGNRVIFGKNSDRLFDEVQEVIYFPAAVHNDLKKGLKCTYIEVDQVPETYAVVLSRPAWLWGAEMGANEHGVCIGNEAVWGREDISKEEALLGMDLVRLGLERADTAEKALDVIVDLLEKYGQGGNCAEGEELSYYNSFLIADRNEAWILETSGKYWAAEKVQGVRNISNQFSITTKIDKEHPDMRNYAKQRGWWDGTEEFDFTAAYSYINTAAMMTSPSRYCQGYRLLDKHKGQFLSLSYLCHIFHHCWIRNHQHLNLKGQRQRSHMSSLTEDTCSTKTINRPWK, encoded by the exons ATGGAACCCTCTTCTTGTGACACTTTTGTGGCATTACCTCCAGCAACAGTTGGGAATAGggttatttttggaaaaaattcagacaGGCTCTTTGATGAAGTACAAGAAGTAATTTATTTTCCAGCTGCAGTTCATAATGATTTGAAAAAAGGTCTCAAG TGTACTTATATAGAAGTTGATCAAGTTCCAGAAACATACGCTGTTGTCCTTAGTCGTCCGGCTTGGCTGTGGGGGGCAGAAATGGGTGCCAATGAGCATGGAGTCTGCATTGGAAACGAGGCTGTGTGGGGAAGGGAAGATATTTCTAAGGAGGAAGCACTTTTGGGCATGGACCTCGTCAG gcTTGGCCTTGAAAGAGCTGACACAGCTGAGAAAGCTCTGGATGTCATTGTTGACTTATTAGAAAAATATGGCCAAGGTGGAAACTGTGCAGAAGGTGAAGAATTGAGCTATTACAACAGTTTCCTGATAGCTGATAGGAATGAAGCCTGGATTCTGGAGACTTCAGGGAAGTACTGGGCAGCAGAAAAGGTCCAAG GAGTTCGTAATATTTCCAATCAGTTTTCCATAACAACCAAGATTGACAAGGAACATCCAGACATGAGAAACTATGCTAAGCAGAGGGGCTGGTGGGACGGCACAGAGGAGTTTGACTTTACTGCGGCCTATTCTTATATCAACACGGCTGCCATGATGACATCACCAAGCAGATACTGTCAGGGCTACAGGCTTCTGGATAAACACAAAG GTCAGTTTTTAAGCCTTTCATATTTGTGCCACATATTTCACCACTGTTGGATACGAAATCACCAACATTTGAACTTAAAAGGCCAAAGGCAAAGAAGCCATATGTCAAGCCTGACAGAAGACACCTGCTCTACCAAAACCATCAACAGGCCTTGGAAATGA
- the Scrn3 gene encoding secernin-3 isoform X1: protein MEPSSCDTFVALPPATVGNRVIFGKNSDRLFDEVQEVIYFPAAVHNDLKKGLKCTYIEVDQVPETYAVVLSRPAWLWGAEMGANEHGVCIGNEAVWGREDISKEEALLGMDLVRLGLERADTAEKALDVIVDLLEKYGQGGNCAEGEELSYYNSFLIADRNEAWILETSGKYWAAEKVQGVRNISNQFSITTKIDKEHPDMRNYAKQRGWWDGTEEFDFTAAYSYINTAAMMTSPSRYCQGYRLLDKHKGNITFETMMEILRDRPSGINMKGEFLTTASMVSVLPQDPSLPCIHLFTGTPHPERSVFKPFIFVPHISPLLDTKSPTFELKRPKAKKPYVKPDRRHLLYQNHQQALEMISNNKEKGKTILDNMRKLERAVSEEIESILQNRHLDVEKTVNLFPQYVKDEIKIYQSNISS from the exons ATGGAACCCTCTTCTTGTGACACTTTTGTGGCATTACCTCCAGCAACAGTTGGGAATAGggttatttttggaaaaaattcagacaGGCTCTTTGATGAAGTACAAGAAGTAATTTATTTTCCAGCTGCAGTTCATAATGATTTGAAAAAAGGTCTCAAG TGTACTTATATAGAAGTTGATCAAGTTCCAGAAACATACGCTGTTGTCCTTAGTCGTCCGGCTTGGCTGTGGGGGGCAGAAATGGGTGCCAATGAGCATGGAGTCTGCATTGGAAACGAGGCTGTGTGGGGAAGGGAAGATATTTCTAAGGAGGAAGCACTTTTGGGCATGGACCTCGTCAG gcTTGGCCTTGAAAGAGCTGACACAGCTGAGAAAGCTCTGGATGTCATTGTTGACTTATTAGAAAAATATGGCCAAGGTGGAAACTGTGCAGAAGGTGAAGAATTGAGCTATTACAACAGTTTCCTGATAGCTGATAGGAATGAAGCCTGGATTCTGGAGACTTCAGGGAAGTACTGGGCAGCAGAAAAGGTCCAAG GAGTTCGTAATATTTCCAATCAGTTTTCCATAACAACCAAGATTGACAAGGAACATCCAGACATGAGAAACTATGCTAAGCAGAGGGGCTGGTGGGACGGCACAGAGGAGTTTGACTTTACTGCGGCCTATTCTTATATCAACACGGCTGCCATGATGACATCACCAAGCAGATACTGTCAGGGCTACAGGCTTCTGGATAAACACAAAG GAAACATAACTTTTGAAACAATGATGGAAATTCTTCGAGACAGACCCAGTGGCATTAACATGAAGGGAGAATTCCTGACCACAGCAAGCATGGTTTCTGTCTTACCTCAAGATCCCAGCCTTCCTTGCATTCACCTCTTTACGGGGACTCCGCACCCTGAGAG GTCAGTTTTTAAGCCTTTCATATTTGTGCCACATATTTCACCACTGTTGGATACGAAATCACCAACATTTGAACTTAAAAGGCCAAAGGCAAAGAAGCCATATGTCAAGCCTGACAGAAGACACCTGCTCTACCAAAACCATCAACAGGCCTTGGAAATGATAAGTAACAATAAG gaAAAAGGCAAGACAATATTGGACAACATgaggaagctggaaagagcagTGTCTGAAGAGATTGAATCAATCCTCCAGAACAGACATCTTGACGTAGAGAAAACTGTTAATCTCTTTCCTCAATATGTAaaagatgaaattaaaatttatcagTCAAATATTAGTTCTTAA
- the Scrn3 gene encoding secernin-3 isoform X4 — translation MEPSSCDTFVALPPATVGNRVIFGKNSDRLFDEVQEVIYFPAAVHNDLKKGLKCTYIEVDQVPETYAVVLSRPAWLWGAEMGANEHGVCIGNEAVWGREDISKEEALLGMDLVRLGLERADTAEKALDVIVDLLEKYGQGGNCAEGEELSYYNSFLIADRNEAWILETSGKYWAAEKVQGVRNISNQFSITTKIDKEHPDMRNYAKQRGWWDGTEEFDFTAAYSYINTAAMMTSPSRYCQGYRLLDKHKGF, via the exons ATGGAACCCTCTTCTTGTGACACTTTTGTGGCATTACCTCCAGCAACAGTTGGGAATAGggttatttttggaaaaaattcagacaGGCTCTTTGATGAAGTACAAGAAGTAATTTATTTTCCAGCTGCAGTTCATAATGATTTGAAAAAAGGTCTCAAG TGTACTTATATAGAAGTTGATCAAGTTCCAGAAACATACGCTGTTGTCCTTAGTCGTCCGGCTTGGCTGTGGGGGGCAGAAATGGGTGCCAATGAGCATGGAGTCTGCATTGGAAACGAGGCTGTGTGGGGAAGGGAAGATATTTCTAAGGAGGAAGCACTTTTGGGCATGGACCTCGTCAG gcTTGGCCTTGAAAGAGCTGACACAGCTGAGAAAGCTCTGGATGTCATTGTTGACTTATTAGAAAAATATGGCCAAGGTGGAAACTGTGCAGAAGGTGAAGAATTGAGCTATTACAACAGTTTCCTGATAGCTGATAGGAATGAAGCCTGGATTCTGGAGACTTCAGGGAAGTACTGGGCAGCAGAAAAGGTCCAAG GAGTTCGTAATATTTCCAATCAGTTTTCCATAACAACCAAGATTGACAAGGAACATCCAGACATGAGAAACTATGCTAAGCAGAGGGGCTGGTGGGACGGCACAGAGGAGTTTGACTTTACTGCGGCCTATTCTTATATCAACACGGCTGCCATGATGACATCACCAAGCAGATACTGTCAGGGCTACAGGCTTCTGGATAAACACAAAG gtttttaa